In Rhodococcus qingshengii JCM 15477, the sequence TCAAACGCATGGGGAGCCTCCAGGGCGGGGCTCCCGGCGTGCTACACGCCGGGAGCCGTGAACATGATGACGAGGACGACGAGTTAGGCGTTGATGGTTACTTCCGGCTCCAGAGCCAGCCCGAAACTACGTAGCGCGCCGAGCAGTTCGCGATGGCCGAACGCCTGGCAAGCCGAGGCAAGCCCGGTCCGCTTCGGCGCCTGCTGGAGCAGAGAATGCGCTGCATAGGCGTGCAGGAGGCCCGTCTGCTTGTAGTTACAGTTTCCGTGGATCACGACGTGCGAGCGACCCAGCGGGCCCGACGCGTAGACGGAGTCGAGTGAGGTGTTGATGCGCGGATTTTCACGAGGGGGCATACCGGCCTGAACCGATCCGGCGATCTCGGCCAAGGCGGCTTCCTGCTCGTCGGCGGGCAGGGTCTTGATCTGCTCCTCCACGATCTTCTGCGTCGCGACAACGCCTTCCATCACGGTGCGGTCGAACACTCCGCCCGCAGCCTTGACGTTGGAAACTCGCGGATCGTTCTTGAACCACACCGGGTGGCATGTTCCGCCCCACGGCAATGCAAGCGCAGTTTCGTGCTGGCCGGGAACGACGACGTCGAAAGTCTGGCCGGGCGCCCACTGCACGTACTTGTTCTGCTCGAGGTAGTACCAGTTTGCCTTGAGGATGGTGAAGATCGTCTGAGTGGACGCGTAGGTGGGAAATCCCTTCCACAGCACGAGGATGTCGAGCGTATCGAGCCCCGGCGTTTCCAGTGCGATATTGGCCGCGATCTCACCGGTGGTGTACATCTGCGCGATACCGGGCGAGAGAAGCAGGCCCTTCTCCTGATACTTGTCGCTGAACTTCTCCTGGACGTCGAGTACCCAGTCCTGCTCACCGGTGGTATCCATGTAGTGGCAACCGGCATTCAACGCAGCCTCGACGACGGTGCCGCCGAGCTTGATGAACGGGCCGACCATATTACTGACAACCTGTGCGCCGGTGAACAATTCGGTGAGAGCCTCGACCGTGTGCTCGACCTCGACGACCTCGTGATCGACGGTGTCCAATCCGGGGATCTTGTCGAGGACCTCTTGGATGCGAGCGGCGTCGCGGCCGGCTGCGATGAACGGGATGTTGAACTCGCGCAGGTATTCACACACCAGACGGCCGGTGTACCCGGAGACGCCGTAAACGATGACTGGCTTCTTTTCGGACATGTTCGTGGAACCTTTCGAAGACGTGAGAAGGGTGTACGTACGAATGAAGGGCGAGCTACATGCCCATGCCACCGTCGACGGGGAGGCCGATACCGGTGATGAATCGCGCGGCGTCGGAGGCCAAGAACACAACGGCGTCAGCCATGTCGTTCACTTCACCGAGGCGGCCGAGCGGGGTGAGGCCGATGACGTCTCCGACTGCTGCTTCGGCGCTGGGCCAGAGACCGAGCTTCTCCATGTCCGCCGCGAGTCCGAGACCCATCTCCGTGGCGACAAGACCCGGGTAGATGCAGTTGACGCGGACTCCGTAGCCGAGCTTGCCCGACTCGGCGGCGGCAACTCTGGTGAAGCGATCGACCGCGGACTTGGTCGCGGAGTATCCACTGATCCCGGGAAACGGAATGGTTGCGGCCACTGAAGAGATGTTGATGACGGAACCGCCGGTTCCGGCTACGCCACCCGGACGCATGCTGCGCAGTCCGTGTTTGGTTCCGAGCGCTGTTCCGA encodes:
- a CDS encoding DUF5938 domain-containing protein, coding for MSEKKPVIVYGVSGYTGRLVCEYLREFNIPFIAAGRDAARIQEVLDKIPGLDTVDHEVVEVEHTVEALTELFTGAQVVSNMVGPFIKLGGTVVEAALNAGCHYMDTTGEQDWVLDVQEKFSDKYQEKGLLLSPGIAQMYTTGEIAANIALETPGLDTLDILVLWKGFPTYASTQTIFTILKANWYYLEQNKYVQWAPGQTFDVVVPGQHETALALPWGGTCHPVWFKNDPRVSNVKAAGGVFDRTVMEGVVATQKIVEEQIKTLPADEQEAALAEIAGSVQAGMPPRENPRINTSLDSVYASGPLGRSHVVIHGNCNYKQTGLLHAYAAHSLLQQAPKRTGLASACQAFGHRELLGALRSFGLALEPEVTINA
- a CDS encoding SDR family NAD(P)-dependent oxidoreductase, with amino-acid sequence MSVFDLEGRKALVTGGAKGLGAGMAEALAKAGASVMIGDVLEDEGRATAEAVGSGGVKTGFVKLDVTDDANWEGAVAATAETLGGFDILVNNAGIEISSLVVDLDPNDIRRMCEVNILGTALGTKHGLRSMRPGGVAGTGGSVINISSVAATIPFPGISGYSATKSAVDRFTRVAAAESGKLGYGVRVNCIYPGLVATEMGLGLAADMEKLGLWPSAEAAVGDVIGLTPLGRLGEVNDMADAVVFLASDAARFITGIGLPVDGGMGM